From Buchnera aphidicola (Nurudea shiraii), the proteins below share one genomic window:
- the rplX gene encoding 50S ribosomal protein L24 codes for MASKIKKNDNVIVITGKEKGKVGVVKQILSKNRVIIKGVNFVKKHQKPIPDKNITGGIIKKEVGIHVSNIAILNPNTNRPDRVGFRIENKKKVRFFKSDNNVVK; via the coding sequence ATGGCATCAAAAATTAAAAAAAATGATAATGTAATTGTTATTACAGGGAAAGAAAAAGGAAAAGTAGGAGTAGTAAAACAAATATTGTCTAAAAATAGAGTTATTATAAAAGGTGTTAATTTTGTAAAAAAACATCAAAAGCCTATACCTGATAAGAATATAACTGGAGGTATAATAAAAAAAGAAGTAGGTATTCATGTTTCTAATATAGCTATTTTGAATCCAAATACAAATAGGCCAGATCGTGTTGGTTTTAGAATAGAAAATAAAAAAAAGGTAAGATTTTTTAAATCAGATAATAATGTTGTTAAATAA
- the rplN gene encoding 50S ribosomal protein L14, with product MIQEQSMLNIADNSGARVAVCIKVLGGSRRRYASIGDLVKIAIKEAIPRGKVKKGEVYTAVIVRTKKGIRRMDGSIVRFDTNSCVILNSNDQPLGTRIFGPVTRELRNEKFMKIISLAPEVL from the coding sequence ATGATTCAAGAACAGAGTATGCTAAACATAGCAGATAACTCTGGTGCTCGTGTTGCTGTTTGCATTAAGGTATTAGGTGGTTCAAGGCGTAGATATGCGAGTATTGGAGATTTAGTTAAAATAGCTATTAAAGAAGCGATACCTAGAGGAAAAGTGAAAAAAGGGGAAGTTTATACAGCAGTTATAGTAAGGACAAAAAAAGGTATAAGACGTATGGATGGTTCAATTGTTAGGTTTGATACTAATTCTTGTGTCATATTAAATAGTAACGATCAACCTTTAGGGACAAGAATATTTGGTCCTGTTACACGTGAGTTAAGAAATGAAAAATTTATGAAAATTATTTCATTAGCTCCAGAAGTATTATAA
- the rpsQ gene encoding 30S ribosomal protein S17 — MDNKFRTLLGCVISNKMQKSSVIAIERIVKHPLYKKFIKRTTKLHIHDEKNECRLGDIVEIRECRPISRTKSWILVRIVKKAFIVS, encoded by the coding sequence ATGGATAACAAATTTCGTACGTTATTAGGATGTGTTATTAGTAATAAAATGCAAAAGTCATCGGTTATTGCTATCGAGCGTATAGTAAAACATCCATTGTATAAAAAGTTCATTAAACGAACAACAAAATTGCATATTCATGATGAAAAAAATGAGTGTAGATTAGGAGACATAGTGGAAATTCGTGAATGTAGGCCAATATCTAGAACTAAATCATGGATTTTAGTTCGAATAGTTAAAAAAGCTTTTATAGTATCGTAA
- the rpmC gene encoding 50S ribosomal protein L29 produces the protein MSLRGYHNDDNTGKKKTIKDLKVDLINLLRKQFGLHLQFSSQKLQKSHLLRLVRRNIARINFLLSSKEKQDG, from the coding sequence TTGTCGTTAAGAGGATATCATAATGATGATAACACAGGTAAAAAAAAAACTATTAAAGATTTAAAAGTTGATCTAATAAATTTACTTCGCAAACAGTTTGGTCTTCATTTGCAATTTTCTTCTCAAAAACTGCAAAAATCTCATTTATTGCGTTTAGTTCGTCGTAATATTGCTCGAATTAACTTTTTATTATCTAGTAAGGAAAAACAAGATGGATAA
- the rplP gene encoding 50S ribosomal protein L16: MLQPKRTKFRKMHKGRNRGLSTDVDIHFGSYGLKAIERGRIKASQIESARRTISRFIKRQGKIWIRIFPDKPITQKPLEVRMGKGKGNVEYWVALVQPGKILYEVDGVSEEISREAFRLASSKLPIKTMFVVKRIS; the protein is encoded by the coding sequence ATGTTACAACCCAAGCGAACAAAATTTCGAAAAATGCATAAGGGTCGCAATCGTGGTTTATCTACTGATGTAGATATACACTTTGGGTCTTACGGATTGAAAGCTATTGAAAGAGGACGAATAAAGGCTAGTCAAATTGAATCTGCTAGGAGAACTATTTCTAGATTTATTAAGAGACAAGGTAAAATTTGGATTAGAATATTTCCGGACAAACCTATTACTCAAAAACCTTTAGAAGTAAGAATGGGAAAAGGTAAGGGTAATGTAGAATATTGGGTAGCTTTGGTACAGCCTGGTAAAATATTATATGAAGTTGATGGTGTATCTGAAGAAATTTCTAGAGAAGCTTTTAGGCTAGCATCATCTAAGCTTCCTATAAAAACTATGTTTGTCGTTAAGAGGATATCATAA
- the rpsC gene encoding 30S ribosomal protein S3 has product MGQKVHPNGMRLGIIKQWNSVWFSSTKNFSDILNSDFKVREFLKRKLFKASISRIVIERPSKSIRITIYSARPGIVIGKKGEDVEKLRLSITNITGVPAQINISEIRKPELDAKLVADNITSQLERRIMFRRAMKRAVQNAMRQGAKGVKVEVSGRLGGVEIARREWYREGRVPLHTLRADIDYSLSEAYTTYGVIGVKVWIFKGELLDGMESISKLEKPLAKFKKHHRKYKK; this is encoded by the coding sequence ATGGGTCAAAAAGTACATCCTAATGGTATGCGATTAGGTATAATTAAGCAATGGAATTCTGTTTGGTTTTCTAGTACGAAGAATTTTTCAGATATTTTAAATAGTGATTTTAAAGTTCGTGAATTTTTAAAAAGAAAATTATTTAAAGCTTCAATTTCCCGGATTGTTATTGAACGTCCTTCTAAAAGTATTAGAATAACAATATATAGTGCTCGTCCTGGAATAGTTATAGGAAAAAAAGGTGAAGATGTAGAAAAGTTAAGATTATCAATTACAAATATAACAGGTGTTCCTGCACAAATCAATATATCTGAAATTAGAAAACCAGAATTAGACGCAAAATTAGTAGCTGATAATATTACTTCTCAATTAGAACGTAGAATAATGTTTAGAAGGGCTATGAAACGCGCAGTTCAAAATGCAATGAGACAAGGAGCTAAAGGAGTAAAAGTAGAAGTAAGTGGTCGTTTAGGTGGCGTAGAAATAGCAAGAAGAGAGTGGTATCGAGAAGGACGAGTTCCATTACATACTTTAAGAGCAGATATTGATTATAGTTTATCTGAAGCTTATACTACTTATGGTGTAATAGGTGTAAAGGTATGGATATTTAAAGGAGAATTATTAGATGGAATGGAATCTATTTCAAAATTAGAAAAACCTCTTGCTAAGTTTAAAAAACATCACAGAAAATATAAAAAGTAA
- the rplV gene encoding 50S ribosomal protein L22, translating to MEVYAIHRQARSSAQKIRLVANLIRGQKVLHALNILTFNNKKASMLIKKVLQSAISNAEHNHGLDVVDLKITKVFIDEGPTMKRMMPRAKGRSDRILKRTSHITIFVSDRL from the coding sequence ATGGAAGTATATGCTATACATCGTCAAGCTCGATCGTCTGCTCAAAAAATTCGGCTAGTAGCTAATTTAATAAGAGGTCAAAAAGTTTTACATGCTTTAAATATTTTAACATTTAATAATAAAAAAGCATCAATGTTAATAAAAAAAGTTTTGCAATCAGCTATTTCTAACGCAGAGCATAATCACGGATTAGATGTGGTTGACTTAAAAATAACTAAAGTATTTATTGACGAAGGTCCCACTATGAAGAGAATGATGCCACGTGCTAAAGGTCGTTCAGATCGTATTTTAAAACGTACTAGTCATATTACTATATTTGTTTCTGATCGTTTATAA
- the rpsS gene encoding 30S ribosomal protein S19 — translation MPRSLKKGPFIDESLLKKVETAIKDHSKKPIRTWSRRSTIFPNMIGLTISIHNGRQHIPVFITEDMVGHKLGEFSITRTYRGHISDKKIKKR, via the coding sequence ATGCCACGTTCTCTTAAAAAGGGCCCTTTTATTGATGAATCATTATTAAAAAAAGTTGAAACAGCTATTAAAGATCATAGTAAAAAACCTATACGCACTTGGTCTCGTCGTTCAACTATTTTCCCTAATATGATTGGTTTAACAATATCTATTCATAATGGACGTCAACATATTCCTGTTTTTATTACTGAAGATATGGTTGGACATAAGCTAGGTGAATTTTCTATCACTCGTACTTATCGTGGACACATTTCTGATAAAAAAATTAAGAAGCGTTAG
- the rplB gene encoding 50S ribosomal protein L2 has translation MAIVKCKPTSPGRRHVIKSVNFNLHKGNPYFPLVKKKNKSGGRNNNGRITTRHIGGGHKKSYRVIDFKRNKDNISAVVERLEYDPNRSANIALILYQDGERRYILAPKGLKVGSKVISGVSPDIKIGNVLPMKNIPIGTMIHNVEMKPGKGAQIARSAGACIQLVSKEDKYVIVRLRSGEIRKLESKCKATIGEVGNEEHMLTVLGKAGASRWSGIRPTVRGTAMNPVDHPHGGGEGKNFGKHPVSPWGLQTKGKKTRRNKRTDRFIIKNRSK, from the coding sequence ATGGCTATTGTTAAATGTAAACCAACATCTCCAGGCCGTCGCCATGTCATAAAATCAGTGAATTTTAATTTGCATAAAGGTAATCCGTATTTTCCTTTAGTAAAAAAAAAGAATAAAAGTGGAGGACGAAATAATAATGGACGTATAACAACTAGGCATATAGGGGGAGGTCATAAAAAATCTTATAGAGTTATTGATTTTAAGAGAAATAAGGATAATATTTCAGCTGTTGTAGAAAGATTAGAATATGATCCTAATAGATCTGCTAACATTGCTTTAATTTTGTATCAAGATGGAGAAAGAAGATATATTTTAGCACCTAAAGGTTTAAAAGTTGGTTCTAAAGTAATTTCAGGAGTTTCGCCTGATATTAAAATCGGAAATGTATTACCTATGAAAAATATTCCTATTGGAACGATGATACATAATGTAGAGATGAAACCTGGAAAAGGAGCTCAAATAGCTAGATCAGCAGGAGCTTGTATTCAATTAGTTTCAAAAGAAGATAAATATGTCATTGTACGTTTACGTTCAGGAGAAATTAGAAAATTAGAATCAAAGTGCAAAGCTACTATTGGAGAAGTTGGAAATGAAGAGCATATGTTAACGGTATTAGGAAAAGCTGGAGCTTCTCGTTGGAGTGGAATTCGACCTACAGTTAGAGGAACTGCTATGAATCCAGTAGATCATCCTCATGGTGGTGGTGAAGGAAAGAATTTTGGAAAACATCCCGTTAGTCCGTGGGGGTTGCAAACTAAAGGTAAAAAAACTAGAAGAAATAAGCGAACAGATCGATTTATTATAAAGAATCGTAGCAAGTAA
- the rplW gene encoding 50S ribosomal protein L23, producing MIIEQEILKNFFSPHISEKSSIILKKCNIVVIKVPMSITKIEIKQTIQKLFKVQVNYINTLIVHGKKKYKKGVKSCLKNWKKAYVFLKKGQNVNFIGHEE from the coding sequence ATGATTATTGAGCAAGAAATATTAAAAAATTTTTTTTCTCCACATATTTCTGAAAAATCGTCTATTATTTTGAAAAAATGTAACATCGTAGTTATAAAAGTACCTATGAGTATTACTAAAATTGAGATTAAACAAACTATTCAAAAGTTATTTAAAGTACAGGTGAATTATATTAATACATTAATTGTTCACGGAAAAAAAAAATATAAAAAGGGTGTTAAAAGTTGTCTAAAAAATTGGAAAAAAGCGTATGTTTTTTTAAAAAAAGGACAAAATGTTAATTTTATTGGGCATGAAGAGTAG
- the rplD gene encoding 50S ribosomal protein L4, with product MELILRDKKNFFNVSDKVFNCSFNEALIHQVIISHSSSLRQGTKAQKNRSEVSGSGKKPWRQKGTGRARAGSLRSPIWRSGGITFASKPRNFSKKINKKMYRGALRSIFSELIRKNRFFIFEDFFIETPKTQLLVEKLNSIKLYDVLIITAAYDKNLFLASRNLHKVYVKTINFIDPISLIAFENVAITVEAVKKIEKLLL from the coding sequence GTGGAATTAATTCTTAGAGATAAAAAAAATTTTTTCAATGTATCTGATAAAGTTTTTAATTGTAGTTTTAACGAAGCATTAATTCATCAAGTTATTATTTCTCATTCGTCTAGCCTTCGTCAAGGAACTAAAGCACAAAAAAATCGTTCAGAGGTATCTGGGTCAGGCAAAAAACCATGGCGTCAGAAAGGAACAGGACGTGCTAGAGCAGGTTCATTAAGAAGCCCTATATGGAGATCTGGTGGTATAACTTTTGCATCAAAACCTAGAAATTTTTCAAAAAAGATTAACAAAAAAATGTATCGAGGCGCTTTAAGAAGTATTTTTTCTGAATTGATTCGAAAAAATCGTTTTTTTATTTTTGAAGATTTTTTTATAGAAACTCCTAAAACTCAATTATTAGTAGAAAAATTAAATTCTATAAAATTATATGATGTATTAATTATTACAGCAGCATATGACAAAAATTTATTTCTAGCTTCTCGAAACTTACATAAAGTGTATGTTAAAACTATTAATTTTATTGATCCAATAAGTTTAATTGCTTTTGAAAATGTTGCTATTACTGTTGAAGCTGTTAAAAAAATAGAGAAACTATTATTATGA
- the rplC gene encoding 50S ribosomal protein L3 yields MIGLIGKKIGMTRIFMKEGASISVTVIEIKENRITQVKTIETDRYNAIQVTTGTKKNSTLIKSEIGHFLKSKIEAGRGLWEFRISKNILDFAIGQILDLKVFLNYKKVDVIGKSKGKGFCGTIKRWNFHTQDASHGNSLSHRAPGSVGQNQTPGRVFKGKKMAGRLGNRRVTIQNIDIVRVDLNRSLLLVKGSVPGSRGSDLIIRPAIKVKGVKHSGINS; encoded by the coding sequence ATGATTGGTTTAATTGGTAAAAAGATAGGTATGACCCGTATCTTTATGAAAGAGGGTGCATCTATTTCAGTTACTGTGATTGAAATTAAAGAAAATCGTATTACTCAAGTTAAAACTATAGAGACTGATAGGTATAATGCTATTCAAGTTACTACTGGAACAAAAAAAAATAGTACGTTAATTAAATCAGAAATTGGTCATTTTTTAAAATCTAAAATTGAAGCAGGTCGTGGTTTATGGGAATTTAGAATTTCTAAAAACATATTAGATTTTGCAATTGGACAAATTTTAGATTTAAAAGTGTTTTTGAATTATAAAAAGGTTGATGTTATTGGAAAATCTAAAGGAAAAGGATTTTGTGGAACAATAAAGCGCTGGAATTTTCATACTCAAGATGCTAGTCATGGAAATTCGTTATCTCATCGAGCTCCTGGTTCAGTTGGTCAAAATCAAACTCCTGGTAGAGTTTTTAAAGGCAAAAAAATGGCTGGTCGTTTAGGGAATCGCAGAGTAACGATACAGAACATAGATATAGTTAGAGTTGATTTAAATCGAAGTTTACTTCTTGTAAAAGGTTCAGTTCCTGGTTCGAGAGGAAGTGATCTTATTATTCGGCCAGCAATTAAGGTAAAGGGAGTAAAGCATAGTGGAATTAATTCTTAG
- the rpsJ gene encoding 30S ribosomal protein S10, with protein sequence MQQNQRIRIRLKAFDHRLIDQSTSEIVETAKRTGAQVCGPIPLPTHKERFTVLISPHVNKDARDQYEIRTHKRLIDIVEPTEKTVDALMKLDLAAGVDVQISLG encoded by the coding sequence ATGCAACAGAACCAAAGAATAAGAATTCGTTTAAAAGCATTTGATCACAGATTAATTGATCAATCAACTTCAGAAATTGTTGAAACAGCTAAAAGAACTGGAGCACAAGTTTGTGGTCCTATTCCTCTTCCAACACATAAAGAACGTTTTACTGTACTTATTTCTCCTCATGTCAATAAAGATGCTCGTGATCAATATGAAATACGAACGCATAAACGACTTATTGACATTGTCGAACCTACTGAAAAAACAGTTGATGCTTTGATGAAATTAGATCTTGCTGCTGGTGTAGATGTACAAATTAGTTTAGGTTAG
- the tuf gene encoding elongation factor Tu, with translation MSKEKFNRLKPHINVGTIGHVDHGKTTLTAAVTTVLAKKYGGSARAFDQIDNAPEEKARGITINTSHVEYDTSMRHYAHVDCPGHADYIKNMITGAAQMDGAILVVAATDGPMPQTREHILLGRQVGVPYIVVFLNKCDMVDDEELLELVEMEVRDLLTQYDFPGENTPIIRGSALKALEGDLIWEEKIIDLANILDSYIPEPKRSIDQPFLLPIEDVFSISGRGTVVTGRVERGIIKVGEEVEIVGIKPTSKTICTGVEMFRKLLDEGRAGENVGVLLRGTKRDDIERGQVLAKPGTITPHMKFESEVYVLSKEEGGRHTPFFKGYRPQFYFRTTDVTGYIELPEGVEMVMPGDNIKMVITLIHPIAMSDGLRFAIREGGKTVGAGIVIKVIN, from the coding sequence GTGTCTAAAGAAAAATTTAATCGTTTAAAACCTCATATAAATGTTGGTACTATTGGTCATGTAGATCATGGAAAAACTACTTTAACAGCAGCTGTGACTACTGTTTTAGCAAAAAAATATGGAGGATCAGCTCGAGCTTTTGATCAAATAGATAATGCTCCAGAAGAAAAAGCACGAGGCATTACAATTAATACGTCTCATGTTGAATATGACACTTCTATGAGACATTATGCACATGTAGATTGCCCTGGCCATGCTGATTATATAAAGAACATGATTACTGGAGCAGCTCAAATGGATGGTGCGATTTTAGTAGTAGCAGCTACAGATGGACCTATGCCTCAAACGCGTGAGCATATTTTGTTAGGAAGGCAAGTAGGAGTTCCATATATTGTAGTTTTTTTAAATAAATGTGATATGGTGGATGATGAAGAATTACTTGAACTAGTAGAGATGGAAGTTCGTGATTTGTTAACTCAATATGATTTTCCTGGGGAAAATACTCCTATTATAAGAGGATCGGCTTTAAAGGCATTAGAAGGAGATTTAATATGGGAAGAAAAAATTATTGATTTAGCTAACATATTAGATTCTTACATTCCTGAACCTAAGCGTTCTATTGATCAACCTTTCTTGCTTCCTATAGAAGATGTATTTTCTATATCAGGTAGAGGTACAGTAGTTACTGGACGAGTAGAAAGAGGAATAATAAAAGTAGGGGAAGAAGTAGAAATAGTAGGTATTAAACCTACTTCTAAAACTATATGTACTGGTGTAGAAATGTTTCGTAAGTTATTAGATGAAGGACGAGCTGGAGAAAATGTAGGAGTGTTATTACGTGGAACTAAACGAGATGACATTGAAAGAGGTCAAGTATTAGCAAAACCTGGAACTATTACTCCTCATATGAAATTTGAATCTGAAGTATATGTTTTGTCTAAAGAAGAAGGAGGTCGTCATACGCCTTTTTTTAAAGGATATAGACCTCAATTTTATTTTCGTACCACGGACGTTACTGGATATATTGAGCTCCCAGAAGGAGTAGAAATGGTTATGCCAGGAGATAATATTAAAATGGTTATTACATTGATCCATCCTATTGCTATGTCTGATGGACTTCGTTTTGCAATCCGGGAAGGAGGTAAAACGGTAGGTGCTGGAATTGTTATAAAAGTAATTAATTAA
- the fusA gene encoding elongation factor G: protein MGRITPITQYRNIGISAHIDAGKTTTTERILFYTGVNHKIGEVHDGAATMDWMEQEQERGITITSAATTAFWSGMAKQFFSHRINIIDTPGHVDFTIEVERSMRILDGVVMIYCSVGGVQPQSETVWRQANKYNVPRIAFINKMDRMGANFFNVIKQMKVKLGANPIPIQLPIGSEDRFVGIIDLIKMKAIYWNDLDQGITFTYQEIPVHLKELFETWYLRLIEAAVENDDFLMEKYLTGQAISEEEIKASLRKRALKNEIIPVTCGSAFKNKGVQALLDAIIEFLPSPNDISSVRGTSHDVKNNLSVRYSNDKEPFSALAFKIATDPFVGNLTFFRVYSGVVRSGDTVFNSVKCQKERFGRIVQMHANKREEIREVRSGDIAAAIGLKSVTTGDTLCDPNSLIVLEKMDFPDPVISIAVEPKTKADQEKMGISLNRLAKEDPSFRVWTDKESNQTIISGMGELHLEIIVERMKREFNVDANVGKPQVAYRETIKNSINNVEGKYIKQSGGRGQYGHVVIDVFPLKLNEGNYKFLNDIKGGVIPGEYISAIDKGIQEQLNSGPLAGYPVVSIGVRLHFGSYHDVDSSEIAFKLAASLAFKAAFKNAHPILLEPIMKVEIETPEEYMGDVIGDLNRRRGIIEGMDDISMGKIISARVPLSEMFGYATDLRSQTQGRASYTMEFLKYLEAPNSIAASIIEKREHK from the coding sequence ATGGGACGTATTACACCAATAACACAATATCGTAATATAGGAATCAGTGCACATATAGATGCTGGAAAAACAACCACTACTGAACGTATTTTGTTTTATACAGGTGTTAATCATAAAATTGGTGAGGTTCATGATGGTGCAGCTACTATGGATTGGATGGAACAAGAACAGGAAAGGGGGATTACTATAACTTCAGCAGCTACTACTGCTTTTTGGTCTGGAATGGCTAAACAATTTTTTTCACATAGAATTAATATTATTGATACTCCTGGACACGTAGATTTTACTATAGAAGTAGAAAGATCTATGCGAATTTTAGACGGCGTTGTGATGATATATTGTTCAGTAGGAGGAGTACAACCTCAATCAGAGACTGTGTGGAGGCAAGCAAATAAATATAATGTTCCAAGAATTGCTTTTATAAATAAAATGGATCGTATGGGTGCAAATTTTTTTAATGTAATTAAGCAGATGAAAGTCAAGCTTGGTGCTAATCCTATTCCTATTCAATTACCTATTGGATCAGAAGATCGTTTTGTTGGTATTATTGATTTAATAAAAATGAAAGCAATTTATTGGAACGATTTGGATCAAGGAATTACATTTACTTATCAAGAAATTCCAGTTCATTTAAAAGAGCTGTTTGAAACGTGGTATCTACGTCTTATTGAAGCTGCGGTAGAAAATGATGATTTTTTAATGGAAAAATATTTGACAGGTCAAGCGATATCTGAAGAAGAAATTAAGGCGTCTCTTCGAAAGCGTGCTTTAAAAAATGAAATTATTCCCGTAACATGTGGATCAGCTTTTAAAAATAAAGGAGTACAAGCTTTATTAGACGCTATAATTGAATTTTTACCATCTCCTAATGACATTTCTTCTGTTAGAGGAACATCTCATGATGTTAAAAACAATTTATCTGTTCGTTATTCGAATGATAAGGAACCTTTTTCTGCTTTGGCTTTTAAAATTGCTACGGATCCTTTTGTTGGGAATTTAACATTTTTTAGAGTATATTCCGGAGTGGTTCGTTCTGGAGATACGGTTTTTAATTCTGTGAAATGTCAAAAAGAACGGTTTGGACGTATCGTTCAAATGCATGCTAATAAACGAGAAGAAATAAGGGAAGTAAGATCAGGTGATATAGCAGCTGCTATTGGTTTAAAAAGTGTGACAACAGGAGATACTTTGTGTGATCCTAATAGTTTAATTGTTTTAGAAAAAATGGATTTTCCAGATCCTGTTATTTCTATAGCTGTTGAGCCAAAAACTAAAGCAGATCAAGAAAAAATGGGTATATCTTTAAACAGATTAGCTAAAGAAGATCCTTCTTTTCGAGTTTGGACTGACAAAGAGTCAAATCAAACAATTATTTCTGGAATGGGTGAATTACATTTAGAAATAATTGTTGAAAGGATGAAGAGAGAATTTAATGTAGATGCTAACGTGGGAAAACCTCAAGTCGCTTATCGTGAAACTATTAAAAATAGTATCAATAATGTGGAAGGAAAATATATAAAACAATCAGGTGGTAGAGGTCAGTATGGACATGTTGTTATCGATGTGTTTCCTTTAAAATTAAATGAAGGAAATTATAAATTTTTAAATGATATTAAAGGTGGTGTGATTCCTGGAGAATATATTTCGGCTATTGATAAAGGAATACAAGAGCAATTAAATAGTGGTCCATTAGCTGGGTATCCAGTAGTGAGTATTGGAGTGCGCTTACACTTTGGATCTTATCATGACGTTGATTCTTCAGAAATTGCATTTAAGTTAGCTGCTTCATTAGCATTTAAAGCTGCTTTTAAAAATGCTCATCCTATTTTACTTGAGCCAATTATGAAAGTTGAAATAGAAACTCCTGAAGAATATATGGGCGATGTAATAGGAGATTTGAATAGAAGAAGAGGTATTATTGAAGGGATGGATGATATTTCAATGGGAAAGATAATTTCTGCTCGAGTGCCTTTATCTGAAATGTTTGGTTATGCTACTGATTTGCGTTCTCAAACACAAGGGAGAGCATCTTATACGATGGAATTTTTAAAATATTTAGAAGCTCCTAATAGTATAGCGGCATCTATCATTGAAAAAAGAGAACATAAGTAA
- the rpsG gene encoding 30S ribosomal protein S7 — MPRRHGIGHRKIISDPKFLSDIVSKFINIIMVHGKKSIAEKIVYNALQILSKHTKKKELESLDLALDNVRPTVEVKSRRVGGSTYQVPVEVRAIRRHALAMRWIVSAARKRTEKSMSLRLAHELLDAVDNKGFAVKKREEVHRMAEANKAFAHYRW; from the coding sequence ATGCCGAGACGTCACGGTATTGGACATCGAAAAATAATATCGGATCCAAAATTTTTATCTGATATAGTTTCAAAATTTATTAATATAATAATGGTGCATGGAAAAAAATCTATTGCTGAAAAAATAGTGTATAACGCTTTACAAATATTGTCTAAGCATACTAAAAAAAAAGAACTAGAATCTTTAGATTTAGCATTAGATAATGTTCGTCCTACTGTAGAAGTAAAGTCTCGTCGTGTCGGTGGTTCTACTTATCAAGTTCCAGTTGAAGTACGCGCAATTCGAAGACATGCTTTAGCTATGAGATGGATAGTAAGTGCTGCTAGAAAACGTACAGAAAAATCGATGTCTTTAAGGTTAGCACATGAATTGTTAGATGCAGTGGACAATAAAGGATTTGCTGTAAAAAAACGTGAAGAAGTGCATCGAATGGCAGAAGCTAATAAAGCTTTTGCACATTATCGTTGGTAA
- the rpsL gene encoding 30S ribosomal protein S12 — protein sequence MATINQLVRRPRIRKLVKSNVPALDKCPQKRGVCIKVYTTTPKKPNSALRKVCRVRLTNGFEVTSYIGGEGHNLQEHSVILIRGGRVKDLPGVRYHVVRGTQDCSGVKDRKKSRSKYGVKKK from the coding sequence ATGGCTACAATTAATCAACTAGTTCGTAGGCCTCGAATTCGAAAGTTAGTTAAAAGTAATGTACCTGCTTTAGACAAGTGTCCTCAAAAAAGGGGTGTATGCATAAAGGTATATACGACAACTCCTAAAAAACCTAATTCTGCGTTACGAAAAGTATGTAGAGTACGCTTGACTAATGGGTTTGAAGTGACTTCGTATATTGGAGGAGAAGGTCATAATTTACAAGAACATTCAGTAATTTTGATTAGAGGAGGTAGGGTTAAGGATTTGCCAGGAGTGCGTTATCATGTTGTTAGAGGAACTCAGGATTGTTCGGGTGTTAAAGATAGAAAAAAAAGTCGTTCTAAATATGGTGTTAAGAAAAAGTAA
- the tusB gene encoding sulfurtransferase complex subunit TusB produces the protein MLHILTRSPFEVNMILLVNFLKSDDDIVVLQDGVIIAINGNVILNKFLSIPVKIYVLKNDINARGIQKKISNKVYVINYSEFVLLTIKHNKQMSW, from the coding sequence ATGCTACATATTTTAACGCGTTCTCCTTTTGAAGTTAATATGATATTATTAGTAAATTTTTTAAAATCAGATGATGACATAGTTGTATTGCAAGATGGTGTAATAATTGCAATAAATGGGAATGTTATTTTAAATAAGTTTTTATCTATTCCAGTAAAAATATATGTTTTAAAAAATGATATTAATGCTCGTGGTATTCAAAAAAAAATTTCTAATAAAGTTTATGTTATCAATTATTCTGAATTTGTCTTATTAACTATTAAGCATAATAAACAGATGTCTTGGTAA